From a region of the Streptomyces sp. NBC_01454 genome:
- a CDS encoding Rossmann-like and DUF2520 domain-containing protein produces the protein MNAHPPTEAQDRPARLTVGVVGAGRVGPALAAALQLAGHRPVAVSGVSDASVRRAAELLPDVPLVTPAEVFARADLVLLTVPDDALAGLVSGLAETGAVRPGQLLVHTSGRYGTAVLDPATRAGALPLALHPAMTFTGTSVDVQRLAGCSFGVTSPDELRMAAEALVIEMGGEPEWIAESARPLYHAALAIGANHLVTLVAQAMELLHDAGVQAPDRMLGPLLGAALDNALRSGDAALTGPVARGDAGTVAVHIAELRRHAPQSVAGYLAMARTTADRALSHGLLKPELAEDLLDVLAGSDDGSGTAPGSRGPGPDAAGPGGGDR, from the coding sequence GTGAATGCACACCCACCCACCGAGGCCCAGGACCGACCCGCCCGGCTGACCGTCGGAGTCGTCGGCGCCGGCCGTGTCGGGCCCGCCCTCGCCGCCGCGTTGCAGCTCGCGGGGCATCGCCCGGTTGCCGTGTCGGGAGTCTCCGACGCCTCCGTGCGCCGCGCCGCCGAGCTGCTGCCCGACGTTCCGCTGGTCACCCCCGCCGAGGTGTTCGCCCGCGCCGACCTCGTCTTGCTGACCGTCCCCGACGACGCCCTGGCCGGCCTGGTGAGCGGCCTCGCGGAGACCGGCGCCGTGCGGCCCGGCCAGCTGCTGGTGCACACCTCCGGGCGGTACGGCACCGCGGTGCTGGACCCGGCCACCCGCGCCGGGGCCCTGCCGCTGGCCCTGCATCCGGCGATGACCTTCACCGGCACCTCCGTGGACGTCCAGCGGCTGGCCGGCTGCTCGTTCGGGGTGACCTCGCCCGACGAGCTGCGGATGGCGGCGGAAGCGCTGGTCATCGAGATGGGCGGGGAGCCCGAGTGGATCGCGGAATCGGCCCGTCCGCTCTATCACGCGGCGCTCGCCATCGGCGCGAACCATCTGGTCACGCTCGTCGCCCAGGCCATGGAGCTGCTGCACGACGCGGGGGTGCAGGCCCCCGACCGAATGCTGGGCCCGCTGCTCGGCGCCGCCCTGGACAACGCGCTCCGGTCCGGTGACGCCGCGCTGACCGGCCCGGTCGCCCGGGGCGACGCCGGCACCGTCGCCGTCCATATCGCCGAGCTGCGCCGGCACGCACCGCAGAGCGTCGCCGGCTACCTCGCCATGGCCCGGACGACCGCGGACCGCGCGCTGTCCCACGGTCTGCTCAAGCCCGAACTGGCCGAGGACCTGCTCGATGTCCTCGCCGGCTCCGACGACGGTTCCGGCACCGCCCCCGGCTCCAGGGGCCCGGGCCCCGACGCCGCCGGCCCCGGGGGAGGCGACCGGTGA